Sequence from the Thermus tengchongensis genome:
CCTCCACGGCGTTCTGAACGCCATCGTCTTCACCCAGCTCTTCGCCCAGGCCATCATGGTGTACCTTCCCGCCCGGGAGCTCAACCTACGGCCCAACATGGGCCTCATGTGGCTCTCCTGGTGGATGGCCTTCATCGGCTTGGTGATGGCTGCCTTGCCCCTTCTCGCCAACGAGGCTACAGTCCTTTACACCTTCTACCCCCCTCTTCAGGGGCACTGGGCCTTCTACCTGGGGGCCAGCATCTTCGTCTTGTCCACTTGGGTGAGCATTTACATCGTGCTGGACCTCTGGCGGCGTTGGAAGGCCCAGAACCCGGGTAAGGTGACCCCCTTGGTCACCTACATGGCCGTGGTCTTCTGGCTCATGTGGTTCATCGCCTCCATCGGGCTGGTGCTGGAGGCGGTGCTCTTCCTCCTGCCTTGGTCCTTCGGACTCATCAAAGGGGTAGACCCCCTCATCGCCCGCACCCTCTTCTGGTGGACGGGTCACCCCATCGTCTACTTCTGGCTCCTGCCCGCCTACACCATCATCTATACGGTGTTGCCCAAGCAAGCCGGTGGGAAGCTGGTCTCCGATCCCATGGCCCGCCTAGCTTTCCTCCTCTTCCTGCTCCTTTCCACCCCAGTGGGCTTCCACCACCAGTTCGCCGACCCCGGCATCGACCCCACCTGGAAAATGATCCACTCCATCCTCACCATGTTCGTGGCGGTCCCCAGCCTTATGACCGCCTTCACCGTTGCCGCCAGCCTGGAGTTTGCCGGGCGCCTGCGGGGCGGGAAGGGGCTTTTGGGCTGGATCAAGGCCTTGCCTTGGGATAACCCCGCCTTCGTAGCCCCGGTCCTGGGGTTGATCGGCTTCATCCCTGGGGGGGCCGGGGGCCTGGTGAACGCCAGCTTCACCCTGGACTACGTGGTGCACAACACCACCTGGATCCCCGGCCACTTCCACCTCCAGGTGGCGAGCCTAATTACCCTTACCGGTATGGGCTCCTTGTGGTGGCTCATCCCTAACCTCACGGGCAAGCCCATCTCCGACGCCCAGCGGCGGCTTGGGCTGGCGGTGGTCTGGCTCTGGTTCATAGGCATGCTGGTCATGGCCATCGGCCTCCACTGGCAGGGCCTTCTCAACGTGCCCAGGCGGGCCTACATCGCTCAGGTGCCTGACGCCTACACCCATAGCGCCATCCCCATGGTCCTGAACATCATTGCGGGGGTCATCTTGCTCGTGGCGCTGCTCCTCTTCATCTGCGGCCTCTTCAGCGTCCTCCTGGGACGGGAGCGCAAGCCCGAGCTGGCCGAGGCCCCCGTGCCCTTTGCCGAGGTCATCTCCGGCCCTGAGGACCGGCCCTTGGTTCAGGCCATGGACCGGATCGGCTTCTGGTTCCTGGTGGCGGTGATCCTGGTGGTGCTGGCCTACGGGCCCACCCTGGTGCAGCTTTTCAGCAACCTGAACCCCGTGCCGGGCATGCGGCTCTGGTAGGCCCTCAAGCGGTCAAGGGCCAGGGTCTCCTGGCCCTTGATCTTTTTTGCTGGAGGCGCAAGGCTATGCCCGTGGGCTTCGTGACCTCCCCCGCCTTAAGCTGGATAGTGGGCCTCACCCTTCTCCCCTTTTTTCTCCAGTTCCTGGGGCTGGGCCTGGGCCAGGTGCTGGGGCAAGGGCTTTGCGGAAGCGCCCTGGGGGTTTCCGAGGCGGAGGCTGTCCGCTACGGTCTGGTGAACGAGTACTACCTTTACGGCCAGCTCTTCCTCCTTTTACTGGCCCTAAAGGTCACCTACGCCCTTGTCCTGATCACCCTGCGCTTTATGTACCCCAAGGGGGAACCCCCCTTCGCCCCCTTGGTGTGGCGCCTTGGGGTGGGGCTTTCCACCGTTTTCCTCCTGCTCTTCCTCCTCACCCGCACCCTGCCCCTACCCTTCCCCACCCCCCTGGGGCCAGCCCTGCTTTCCCCAGCCCCCTTGGACCCCCTTTCCCTGCTGATGGTCCTTCCAGAAGCCCCCCTGCTTTTCCTTTACCTGAGGTATCGGCCATGAAGCTTCCCACGCAAGTGTACCTCCTGGGCTTGGTCAGTTTCCTCATGGACGTGGCCAGCGAGATGGTCTACCCCCTTTTGCCCCTCTTCCTCACCGGACTGGGAGCAGGCGCTGGGGTGCTGGGCCTGGTAGAAGGCATCGCCGAGGCCACGGCCAGCCTCTTTAAGGTGGTGGGAGGAAGGGTTTCGGACCGGGTGGGCCGCAGAAAACCCCTCCTTC
This genomic interval carries:
- a CDS encoding b(o/a)3-type cytochrome-c oxidase subunit 1 yields the protein MAVRATDITRVYEAYPEKKATLYFLVLGFIAVIIGSLFGPFQALNYGNVDAYPLLKRLLPFVQSYYQGLTLHGVLNAIVFTQLFAQAIMVYLPARELNLRPNMGLMWLSWWMAFIGLVMAALPLLANEATVLYTFYPPLQGHWAFYLGASIFVLSTWVSIYIVLDLWRRWKAQNPGKVTPLVTYMAVVFWLMWFIASIGLVLEAVLFLLPWSFGLIKGVDPLIARTLFWWTGHPIVYFWLLPAYTIIYTVLPKQAGGKLVSDPMARLAFLLFLLLSTPVGFHHQFADPGIDPTWKMIHSILTMFVAVPSLMTAFTVAASLEFAGRLRGGKGLLGWIKALPWDNPAFVAPVLGLIGFIPGGAGGLVNASFTLDYVVHNTTWIPGHFHLQVASLITLTGMGSLWWLIPNLTGKPISDAQRRLGLAVVWLWFIGMLVMAIGLHWQGLLNVPRRAYIAQVPDAYTHSAIPMVLNIIAGVILLVALLLFICGLFSVLLGRERKPELAEAPVPFAEVISGPEDRPLVQAMDRIGFWFLVAVILVVLAYGPTLVQLFSNLNPVPGMRLW